In Methanomassiliicoccales archaeon, the genomic window GATACCATTCCCGCTAGTTATCCCTTTTGTCCGGTCTCGATAAGTCTGGACGGTAGGTCGGCCAGCTCTAGCATCTTGACCTCCCCTCCATCATCCTCATAGATGAGGAAGCGGCCTTTGATGCCCAGCACCTTTCCCTGATGCGGACCGACGGTATCCACCCGGATTGGGGGTTCGTCAAGTGTGACGCGCATAGGATAGTCGGAGAGCAACTGCAGATCGGCGTTCATGACTGGATACTCTCCTTCCAGTGACCGGAGCAACGTCCGGTAGCGGTCCTCCAGCCGCCTCTTGCTCTGCCTGACCAGCAGCGCTTTCGAGAAGTCCTGCCCGGTGATGCCCTGCTTGGCCCGAAGCTTTCGGGTGATCTCCTTCTCCAGGGAACGGGCGTTCTTCCTCCCCTGCACTTGCACCAATGGCACGATCGCATCCGCCCCTTGCTCGATCGCCCTCTCCCTCAAGCGAGTGCCACCAGTCATGCCCACTTTGACCAGGTAGCCGTGGAACGCGGCGTAAACGATGTGCGCCTTGCGGCAGAAACTCGCGTCCTTGTCCTGGCATAGCTCGCCATTGCATCTCGGCTCAAAGATGCACTCCTGCACCGGGATCCAGACCTCGGCGCAGGTGGGGCACTGAGCGAATCCCCTGGTCAACTTGGCGTGCTTCGGGCAAGGGACGTAGCCATCATCGCTGAAAGAGCCGACGCATCTGCAGGTGTCCGAGACGATCAGCTCCAGATGCTGGAGATCAAGTTCCTTGAGCTCTCGATCCTCCAGGTCGAAGTATTCCAGATGGGGAACGAATCCCTCCCAGTGGAAGCCTATGACGTGCTTTGAGAACCAATCCGGCTCTTCGGACAACAGGCGGTCGGCCCGAACGAACATCGCCCAATACTCGTGCACGGCCAAAATGAATGTTTGGGTGGGCGGAACGAAAATGCTCATTCCGTGCTAGGCACGAGCTCTTCGGTCTGTTCCTCTGGCGTAGGTGCGCGCTTGAGATATTGAGAGGAGATATCCTGCACTAGGAAGACGGTCCTCCCAGCGCGCTGGATGACGATGCCCTCGTCCACGGCCCGTTTCGCGTCCACTTCCAGAATGACGGGGTCTTCCACTCGCACCTTCCCCGCGTTCATGGCGTCCTGGTAGGTCTTGGAAAGGTGCACCATCTTGCGGTCCGAGGGTTTCAGACCGGTTTCCAGGATGATGTCCGTTTCCTCCTTGGAGGTCGGGTAGTAGAGCGTCTCCGGGATATGGTCGGTGGGAAGATTGAGCTCGAGGGAGATGGTATGACCGTACGTGGCCCGGATGAGATCGTTGCTCACCTGGTAGCGGCCTTTGGGGTCCGTTTCGATGATAGCGATGACATGATGCGGCCGGACCCAATGCCATCTGTCCCTTTGCTTCTTGAGCGCGTTGACGAAGTCGCGCATGGGCACGAAGCCTTGTGAGTCCATGGTCAGCTCGAACTTTTCCGGGAAGTGCCTGAGCGCTCCAGCCATGGTGCGGCCTATCTGTTCCAGCTCCTGGTCGTTCATCAGGAAGCGGCCGGCATCGCCGCATATCGGACACGTGTCACCTCGGAAATAGCCGTGATCTTGGCACTCGCGCAACATTCGCTCCGTCAATGTCCCGGTCCGTTTTAAACCTTTTCCGAAGAAGATGTCGACGTGCAGTTCTCAAGCGGCGTCCTGGAGTCAGAGTGAACGAGAATGAAGAGCAAAAGGTTTCAGCGTCTTGCTCAGCGCCTGCGCTTCCCGAACATGCTTTGCACCAACATCCCGCCCCTCGACCTTTGCGCGC contains:
- a CDS encoding DUF2797 domain-containing protein is translated as MSIFVPPTQTFILAVHEYWAMFVRADRLLSEEPDWFSKHVIGFHWEGFVPHLEYFDLEDRELKELDLQHLELIVSDTCRCVGSFSDDGYVPCPKHAKLTRGFAQCPTCAEVWIPVQECIFEPRCNGELCQDKDASFCRKAHIVYAAFHGYLVKVGMTGGTRLRERAIEQGADAIVPLVQVQGRKNARSLEKEITRKLRAKQGITGQDFSKALLVRQSKRRLEDRYRTLLRSLEGEYPVMNADLQLLSDYPMRVTLDEPPIRVDTVGPHQGKVLGIKGRFLIYEDDGGEVKMLELADLPSRLIETGQKG
- a CDS encoding RNA 2'-phosphotransferase yields the protein MLRECQDHGYFRGDTCPICGDAGRFLMNDQELEQIGRTMAGALRHFPEKFELTMDSQGFVPMRDFVNALKKQRDRWHWVRPHHVIAIIETDPKGRYQVSNDLIRATYGHTISLELNLPTDHIPETLYYPTSKEETDIILETGLKPSDRKMVHLSKTYQDAMNAGKVRVEDPVILEVDAKRAVDEGIVIQRAGRTVFLVQDISSQYLKRAPTPEEQTEELVPSTE